GTGACTGTTTGGATAATCCGTCATGGCAATCGAGTCCAAAGTCGTACGAATACCAAGCTCACCCTCCGAGTATGCAGTAACCAAGCAGATCGCATGGGCCAGGGGGAAGCCGAAGGGCATCCAGTCCGAAGGAGGCTGAGGAACCACGGCCTCGTGGATGAAGCCAGCAGGCCCGAGCCCGTCAGTGGCGCTGTTACTCGTGGCATACGGATCGGACTTGAGGAAGCTTGACCGACTGTCGTTACCTTGCCGATATATCGAATTGGGGCTGAGGAGTTGGCCGGCGGCGTTCTGGCTCGTCATGGTGGTGGGGACCCCAGACTTCCGATTAGCACGTTCGTTGCCGTAGACGGCCGAGAACCGAGACGTTGTGGGTAGAATGCTGCTGCGCTTGCTTTGCCGGTCGGAAGAACCGTTGACGCTGCTGCCAATGTCTCCTGGCATGCGGGGCGGAGCGCGGTAGATGTCCTCACTCCAGTCCTCAATCTGCTTGTTGCGTTTCCGCGGGTCCGACGTCTGGGACGTCTTGGCGGCAGCATAGGTTTTGCTTATGAACCATTGGAAGACCAGAGCGAGCACAAATCTTGCGATAACAACAGAGAGAATCAAGACGAGCGAGATATACAAAACGACCTGAGACGCGATGCACCCGACGGTGTCCGTATCGACAACCCCGACCTTCAAGATCTCCTCGAAGCACTCGGCATACTGCTTGTCGTTGGAGGACTGAAACGCGCGGGTGATGTCGCGCCCTCGGATGGCCTGGTTTGCTGCCGAATTGCGGTCCCTCAGCTCCTTGAAGCGGTCGGGATAGGTAACCTGGGAGTCGTTGAACCAGTTCAGAAGGTCTAGATCAAGAACGTTACCCGAATAGACAACCAGGTTGCGGGAATTGTTCTTGATGTCATCCCAGGTGAAGTAAACGTCAGCCGCTCCAGTGAGTTGCAGATAAAAGGAGTCGCGGGCGGCAGCGCTGGTGTGACAGGCGTAACCGAGGTAGTATGGGATTGTCAAGTTGGGTTTCGACGAACCATCCTGGTTGAACGTTGTGCAAGGGAAGTACCAGGCCAGATTGCCGTCGTCATCGGTTGGGACGTCGGAATCCGGGGCTGCTTTGATGAGCCCCTTGCACTTGCCATTGACGTTCTGGAACAGGAAACTCCCGTCCTTACCGCCGTGCTTTTCCGGGAGGTCAAAAAGCACGTTCGCGCCGCTGCCGTCCAGACGGCGGGGAATGCCCTCCGCCGGAGGGTGATGGGACTGCGAAAGATCGTAGGCCGATCCGTGGAAGATCATGTAACCGGTCCCGACCTCATTCACACGTAAACGCAACGGCGGGTTGCCGCAGACGACTTGGGTAAACCCGAACGTGAGGAAACCGACAACGGCCATGATGAAAAGAATGATGCTGATAAGACCCATCTTTTCCCTCCAGGCCCTCTGCTGGGCCTTGGAGGGCAAACCAAAGCATTTGAGAGCGAATCCGGGGGCCCAGAACGTCACGATGGCGCAGTAGATATTCCAGAGACTCGGTGGCCGCAACTGCTCGTCCACTTCTCGTTGACGCTTCGATTTCAAGTCTTTGCTGATCTTGCCGTGTTTCGCCCCGCTCGATGCCTTGCCCCTTGTCCGACCTGACTtctccgcctcggccgcaCGGTGCTTTGTTGATCGATGCCTCCTGGGCGGGGTGACGTCTGAGAGAGCCTCGTCGTTCCTCGAAGCGGAGCCCGACAGGTCGGTCGTCCCTTCCAGATCTTCCACGATCGGGTCATTGCCCGTCGAAGAAGGCAATGTATTCATGTTTGCAGCATGTTTCCGGTAGTGATAGTTCGGGTGGTCTTTCCCTATCCTATTCCTCTCCGGGCGGACCAGGCTCCTCTTGCGCTGAAAAGGGGGGTCGATGGGCTGTCCATGGGGTGACGAGGGCGACAAAGGGGTTCTCTCTATTTCCGGATTAGGAGACGCAATAGTCTCGGCGAAGGAAGATGCTGATGGCCCACGTTGATGGAGAGATTGCCCGCCGCTGACCGGAGCATAGCTGCCGGCCTCGAGATCGGCAGGGCGCGACTGGCGCCGCGACTGCGAGTGTCGGTAGCTATGGCGTTCTTCGTACGAGGGCGTCGCGCCCGGTCTCTCGGGGAGTGACATGGTTGCTGGGAAAATCAACCAAAATTAGCGATCGCGATCAGAGATGAGAGAAGCACGGAGCGCGATCGAGCGGGAGATCCGCCCAATGCGATCAGGCCTCTTGTTGGCGATCGCCTCGACAGCGCGACGACAGCGGAAAGGAATGGGCGGAGGAGCAACGCGGTCGATGTTTGGAGACTAGAGACCGGCCAATCACCTCGCAGGCCGAGAACGTTGTTGGCGCCACCGCCAGcgaaagagagagaaaggtGACCTACAAGGTGCAAGGTTTTGGCCCGGAAACGGCTAGTTGAGACCGGATGGAAGTTGGCGTCCTTGCAGGCTGCTGCCCAGTTCTGCTGCAGGGGGGCGAGGAGGCCACTCAGAAGTGGGCGCAATGTGTTGATTGCCgggagaaaaaaaggaaTTTTTGTGCGGTTGATCCGGATTTCACCAAACGAAGGAAGGAGGCGTTTGAATGCTTGAGTGCCTCGTGTTGACCAGGCTGCTATTCCGTGCTCCGCAAGATTCAAAGGCGGTGCAGCGGCACAGGAATAGGTAGAAGTGGGCGAGTCGGCTGAGTTGAGCAATGAAGCGAATTAAACCGGGCACCGGGCGCGAAGAGGACGGCGACTGGCTGGGCGAAAGCAAGGCGGCACGGGATTTAGCAGCGGTTTCAAGGGCAACGGCAATCGAAGACAATCGAGTCACCCTCGCTTCCGGCTTCCCGCCTCCTGCTTTCTGCTTCCTGCTTCCTGTTTCTTGCTTCTTGCTTCTTCTTGCTTCTTGAGTCCTGCTTCCTGCTGCGTGCTGCACAAAGTCGAATGAAAAACAAAACCCGGCGATGTGTCAATGGCTCCAAGATAGAAAGCCAACGAGCGGCACCGGAGATATGATATAAAAGAACGAAGCAAAGCAGTACTTAACGAGGGACAGAAGTATCGGAGCTCGTGTAGTGAGCAAAAGGATAGCTGACGGCGCTCAGAGAGGAAGAATGTCAATCGGCCTTCTTGATTCTGGAATCTGGACACCTTCGAACCTGACCTGTTCTGGTCTTGGAATTCAGGGGTGATCGCGCACCGTGCACGGCTGACCCCTTGCTTCTCGCTTCTTTTGCACCACAAACGTCAGTTTTACCCACAACAGGCCGCCAAAAAGAGACCAATACGGATATGGGATCCTGTTCTCGTCCAAAAACGTCGCGGGGTTAGGGTTCTCATACGTAGACTTTAGGAGTTGGCTCGGGACCAAGCGGTACATAAACCGTCCGCTGCATACGGACTGTGAGCTCCATAACAGGTAGGGAATGTAAATACTCTGTGTTCTCCATAC
This genomic window from Thermothelomyces thermophilus ATCC 42464 chromosome 1, complete sequence contains:
- a CDS encoding glycosyltransferase family 2 protein (CAZy_ID 268005), whose translation is MSLPERPGATPSYEERHSYRHSQSRRQSRPADLEAGSYAPVSGGQSLHQQRTPLSPSSPHGQPIDPPFQRKRSLVRPERNRIGKDHPNYHYRKHAANMNTLPSSTGNDPIVEDLEGTTDLSGSASRNDEALSDVTPPRRHRSTKHRAAEAEKSGRTRGKASSGAKHGKISKDLKSKRQREVDEQLRPPSLWNIYCAIVTFWAPGFALKCFGLPSKAQQRAWREKMGLISIILFIMAVVGFLTFGFTQVVCGNPPLRLRVNEVGTGYMIFHGSAYDLSQSHHPPAEGIPRRLDGSGANVLFDLPEKHGGKDGSFLFQNVNGKCKGLIKAAPDSDVPTDDDGNLAWYFPCTTFNQDGSSKPNLTIPYYLGYACHTSAAARDSFYLQLTGAADVYFTWDDIKNNSRNLVVYSGNVLDLDLLNWFNDSQVTYPDRFKELRDRNSAANQAIRGRDITRAFQSSNDKQYAECFEEILKVGVVDTDTVGCIASQVVLYISLVLILSVVIARFVLALVFQWFISKTYAAAKTSQTSDPRKRNKQIEDWSEDIYRAPPRMPGDIGSSVNGSSDRQSKRSSILPTTSRFSAVYGNERANRKSGVPTTMTSQNAAGQLLSPNSIYRQGNDSRSSFLKSDPYATSNSATDGLGPAGFIHEAVVPQPPSDWMPFGFPLAHAICLVTAYSEGELGIRTTLDSIAMTDYPNSHKVILVICDGIIKGKGEEFSTPDIVLGMLKDHSTPPEEVQAFSYVAVATGSKRHNMAKVYSGFYDYGANSAIPPEKQQRVPMMVVVKCGTPDEATKAKPGNRGKRDSQIILMSFLQKVMFDERMTELEYEMFNGLWKVTGISPDFYEVVLMVDADTKVFPDSLTHMISAMVKDPEIMGLCGETKIANKRASWVSAIQVFEYFISHHLAKSFESVFGGVTCLPGCFCMYRIKAPKGAQNYWVPILANPDVVEHYSENVVDTLHKKNLLLLGEDRYLSTLMLRTFPKRKQVFVPQAVCKTTVPDKFMVLLSQRRRWINSTIHNLMELVLVKDLCGTFCFSMQFIVFIELIGTLVLPAAIAFTFYVVIISIIHSPPQIIPLVLLALILGLPAVLIVVTAHSWSYVLWMLIYLLSLPVWNFILPTYSFWKFDDFSWGDTRKTANEKTKKAGIEYEGEFDSSKITMKRWAEFERDRRIRNNSYWGSTENVVGSGSLSHGHGPYDGYYSDH